From Haloglomus litoreum, the proteins below share one genomic window:
- a CDS encoding alpha/beta fold hydrolase has translation MDHVTHDGRTTAYRDATADDDGSAPTVLYVHGSGATHTVWANQYGRPDHDAVALDLSGHGGSEDIDLGPGGGLDAMHAYAEDAVAVAREATATVLCGNSLGGAVALTVALDHGGGLDLDGLVLVGTGAKLGVADPLLDALANDFDAAVDTLLGDDMLYHGSGDDGGADAREMFRAVGQRVTERDFRACDAFDVRDRLDEIDVPALVVNGEHDSLTPPAFHEYLAEHLPDARRVELADTAHMPYAERPAAFDAAVDEFLDELSG, from the coding sequence ATGGACCACGTCACCCACGACGGTCGGACGACAGCCTATCGTGACGCCACTGCCGACGACGACGGTTCGGCGCCGACGGTGCTGTACGTCCACGGGAGCGGTGCCACGCACACGGTCTGGGCCAACCAGTACGGCCGGCCCGACCACGACGCCGTCGCGCTGGACCTGAGCGGCCACGGAGGGAGCGAGGATATCGACCTCGGCCCGGGTGGTGGCCTCGACGCGATGCACGCGTACGCCGAGGACGCGGTCGCGGTGGCCCGCGAGGCCACCGCGACGGTGCTCTGTGGCAACTCGCTCGGTGGCGCGGTCGCCCTGACGGTCGCACTCGACCACGGGGGCGGACTCGACCTCGACGGGCTCGTCCTCGTCGGAACGGGTGCCAAGCTCGGCGTCGCGGACCCGCTACTCGACGCGCTCGCGAACGATTTCGATGCTGCCGTCGACACCCTCCTGGGCGACGACATGCTCTACCACGGGAGCGGCGACGACGGCGGCGCGGATGCTCGCGAGATGTTCCGTGCGGTCGGACAGCGCGTGACCGAACGGGACTTCCGGGCTTGCGACGCCTTCGACGTGCGCGACCGCCTCGACGAGATCGACGTGCCGGCACTCGTCGTCAACGGGGAGCACGACAGCCTCACGCCACCGGCGTTCCACGAGTACCTCGCCGAACACCTGCCGGACGCCCGCCGTGTCGAACTGGCTGACACCGCGCATATGCCGTACGCCGAGCGTCCGGCTGCCTTCGACGCTGCCGTCGACGAGTTCCTCGACGAGCTGTCGGGCTGA
- a CDS encoding diacylglycerol/lipid kinase family protein: protein MHGARRVLVRNPNSGDGRATKHAKRIATDRGYEVRDSEGGDHTVELAEDAVRDGADLLAACGGDGTLNKVVRGALTAGGGETVPDGLTLGVVPAGTGNDFADNVGVRSVEHAFSVLNRNDPAGETRELDLGLAGDRPFVNSCVGGLTADASARTTRESKRRLGVLAYVLSTLREYQDFEPMSVTLRGGEDDDAPTWSGDALVVLVGNGRRFPGERMRQANMEDGLLNVVVIERAPAIDYVASGAANRLLKREASYLTRLRVPQLSVECHRPVGFSLDGEMVEHDHLRARSLPGAMPFRVGEGYDPAPEEWSRRLR from the coding sequence ATGCACGGCGCCAGACGCGTCCTCGTCCGCAACCCGAACAGCGGGGACGGGCGGGCGACGAAACACGCGAAGCGAATCGCCACCGACCGCGGCTACGAGGTCCGGGACAGCGAGGGCGGCGACCACACGGTCGAACTGGCCGAAGACGCCGTCCGAGACGGCGCCGACCTCCTCGCGGCCTGTGGTGGCGACGGCACGCTCAACAAGGTCGTTCGGGGAGCCCTCACGGCAGGCGGTGGTGAGACGGTCCCCGACGGCCTCACGCTCGGCGTCGTCCCCGCGGGGACGGGCAACGACTTCGCGGACAACGTGGGTGTCCGGAGCGTCGAGCACGCCTTCTCGGTACTGAACCGGAACGACCCTGCCGGCGAGACGCGCGAACTGGACCTCGGTCTGGCCGGTGACCGCCCGTTCGTGAACAGCTGCGTCGGCGGATTGACGGCCGATGCCAGCGCCCGGACCACCCGCGAGTCGAAGCGACGGCTGGGCGTGTTAGCGTACGTCCTCAGCACGCTCCGCGAGTACCAGGACTTCGAGCCGATGTCGGTCACGCTGCGGGGCGGTGAGGACGATGACGCACCGACCTGGAGCGGCGACGCGCTCGTCGTCCTCGTCGGCAACGGCCGCCGATTCCCCGGGGAACGGATGCGCCAGGCGAATATGGAGGACGGCCTGCTCAACGTGGTCGTCATCGAACGTGCGCCGGCCATCGACTACGTCGCCTCGGGTGCCGCCAACCGGCTGTTGAAGCGCGAGGCGTCGTACCTCACGCGCCTGCGCGTGCCGCAACTCTCCGTCGAGTGCCATCGGCCGGTCGGGTTCAGCCTCGACGGCGAGATGGTCGAACACGACCACCTCCGCGCGCGGAGCCTCCCCGGCGCCATGCCGTTCCGTGTCGGTGAGGGGTACGACCCGGCGCCCGAGGAGTGGAGCCGGCGGCTCCGGTGA
- a CDS encoding PHP domain-containing protein: MLDCDLHTHSRFFHQPPERFEAYDPAGAWLNERVARRRGLDGFCVTNHDYFRPDTLDTPGGGFRLPGIEISSTRGHILVLGPDPPARTEPGELTPMEAVGLAHDHDCVAIMAHPFRNGSLPKSDAPFDAVELNGKHPEFRSRVERLARRRDLPIVAGSDAHFPFEVGRASTRLDVDEFTPGAVAAAISDGRVEPVVRRGRVERLLGPVYDRIHRGKGHL; this comes from the coding sequence ATGCTGGACTGCGACCTCCACACCCACAGCCGGTTCTTCCACCAGCCGCCCGAGCGATTCGAGGCGTACGACCCAGCGGGCGCGTGGCTCAACGAGCGCGTCGCGCGCCGGCGGGGGCTGGACGGCTTCTGCGTCACCAACCACGACTACTTCCGCCCGGATACCCTCGACACGCCGGGCGGGGGCTTTCGCCTCCCGGGCATCGAGATCTCCTCGACGCGGGGCCACATCCTCGTGCTCGGCCCGGACCCGCCGGCCCGCACCGAACCCGGCGAACTGACGCCGATGGAGGCCGTGGGGCTGGCCCACGACCACGACTGCGTGGCCATCATGGCGCACCCGTTCCGCAACGGCTCGCTGCCGAAGAGCGACGCGCCGTTCGACGCCGTCGAACTCAACGGGAAGCACCCCGAGTTCCGGTCGCGGGTCGAACGGCTCGCGCGCCGGCGCGACCTCCCCATCGTCGCGGGGAGCGATGCGCACTTCCCGTTCGAGGTGGGCCGCGCCTCCACGCGACTGGACGTGGACGAGTTCACGCCCGGGGCGGTCGCGGCGGCCATCAGCGACGGCCGTGTCGAGCCGGTCGTCCGCCGAGGGCGGGTCGAGCGCCTGCTCGGCCCCGTGTACGACCGCATCCACCGCGGGAAGGGCCATCTGTGA
- a CDS encoding zinc ribbon domain-containing protein → MVESDPDPRCPECGGPIGATATYCMHCSADLTEELAAADIDGDGAWDQFPDDATGPEGAAGWGDGTSAGAGGESGGQLLDPDGLADNALTILVGIVGGAIAGLVGTVVLGVVTSSGYGVLFGIVAWLVTTAYLVRQRTVQGAVSKSGYAIALVLLLVPLVAFSPGATVDGSRGGLAAVLLAVVLVPATIAAVVGWVAGKFVPDEPSEGDGPTGGDAPTQ, encoded by the coding sequence ATGGTTGAGAGCGACCCGGACCCGCGCTGCCCGGAGTGTGGTGGCCCCATCGGGGCGACCGCGACCTACTGCATGCACTGCTCGGCCGACCTCACCGAGGAGCTCGCGGCGGCGGACATCGACGGTGACGGGGCCTGGGACCAGTTCCCCGATGACGCCACAGGACCGGAGGGAGCAGCCGGCTGGGGTGACGGGACCTCGGCAGGGGCCGGTGGGGAATCCGGCGGCCAGCTGCTCGACCCGGACGGACTGGCCGACAACGCCCTCACCATCCTCGTCGGTATCGTCGGCGGTGCCATCGCGGGCCTGGTCGGGACGGTCGTCCTCGGCGTGGTGACCAGCAGCGGCTACGGGGTCCTGTTCGGCATCGTCGCCTGGCTCGTGACGACCGCCTACCTGGTGCGCCAGCGGACGGTCCAGGGGGCGGTCTCGAAGAGCGGCTACGCCATCGCGCTCGTCCTCCTGCTGGTGCCGCTCGTCGCGTTCAGTCCGGGCGCGACGGTCGACGGGAGCCGGGGCGGGCTGGCCGCCGTGCTACTCGCCGTCGTCCTCGTCCCCGCCACCATCGCGGCGGTCGTGGGCTGGGTCGCCGGGAAGTTCGTCCCGGACGAGCCCTCCGAGGGCGACGGCCCGACCGGGGGTGACGCGCCGACTCAGTAG
- the panB gene encoding 3-methyl-2-oxobutanoate hydroxymethyltransferase: MRAKDIRAKAGEEPITMLTAYDAPTAELVDAAGVDMILVGDSVGNLRLGHDSTLPVTVDETASLTAAVARAADDAFVIADMPFLSFGVSEADSIENCGRMVKEAGADGVKLECGKHTVDLTDRLTDLGIPVQAHLGLTPQRENETGLFRQATDDEAAGEMLELATAHEAAGAFSLVLEHVPANAAAAVTEALDIPTIGIGAGPDCDGQVLTVDEVIGLTEGVAPFSKKFGDVRGEMERAIAGYVDEVESGTFPAEEHSHVAEDLDTDDLY, translated from the coding sequence ATGCGAGCGAAGGACATCCGCGCGAAGGCCGGCGAGGAGCCCATCACGATGCTGACGGCCTACGACGCGCCCACGGCCGAACTCGTCGACGCGGCCGGCGTCGACATGATCCTCGTGGGCGACTCGGTGGGCAACCTCCGGCTCGGCCACGACTCGACCCTCCCCGTGACGGTGGACGAGACGGCCAGCCTCACGGCCGCCGTCGCGCGTGCTGCCGACGACGCGTTCGTCATCGCGGACATGCCGTTCCTCTCCTTCGGGGTGAGCGAGGCCGACTCCATCGAGAACTGCGGCCGGATGGTCAAGGAGGCCGGCGCCGACGGCGTGAAACTCGAGTGCGGCAAGCACACCGTCGACCTGACCGACCGCCTGACCGACCTCGGCATCCCCGTGCAGGCCCACCTCGGGCTGACGCCCCAGCGCGAGAACGAGACCGGCCTGTTCCGGCAGGCGACCGACGACGAGGCTGCGGGCGAGATGCTCGAACTGGCGACGGCCCACGAGGCGGCCGGCGCGTTCTCGCTCGTCCTCGAGCACGTCCCGGCCAACGCGGCGGCTGCCGTCACCGAGGCGCTGGACATCCCGACCATCGGCATCGGCGCGGGGCCGGACTGCGACGGGCAGGTCCTCACCGTCGACGAGGTCATCGGCCTGACCGAGGGCGTCGCCCCGTTCTCGAAGAAGTTCGGCGACGTCCGCGGGGAGATGGAGCGGGCCATCGCGGGCTACGTCGACGAGGTCGAATCGGGGACCTTCCCGGCCGAGGAGCACAGCCACGTCGCCGAGGACCTGGACACGGACGACCTCTACTGA
- a CDS encoding DUF5822 domain-containing protein — MPERVDSTDPDGVDFGWVMQTTFVLTIVVGAPVVAIASTAVTLPTWAAMASFAVRVGALVWFITAVAVYLYARRKESQEPDVDVETGTDPAEND; from the coding sequence ATGCCCGAGCGCGTCGACAGCACGGACCCGGATGGCGTCGACTTCGGGTGGGTGATGCAGACCACGTTCGTCCTGACCATCGTCGTCGGGGCACCGGTGGTCGCCATCGCCTCGACCGCCGTCACGCTGCCCACCTGGGCCGCCATGGCCTCGTTCGCGGTCCGGGTCGGCGCGCTCGTCTGGTTCATCACCGCCGTCGCCGTCTACCTCTACGCCCGGCGCAAAGAGAGCCAGGAACCGGACGTCGACGTCGAGACGGGGACCGACCCCGCGGAGAACGACTAG
- a CDS encoding HAD family hydrolase — MTGTDDHPYDAVVYDLDGTLAELAVDWDLVREDVGRMLADHGADPDGLDLWSMLERAREESDLAAAVEATISEHEREGARASERLACADRLLAHPETLPVGVCSLNCEDACHLALERHELDHRVRAVVGRDTVETEKPDPEPLLATLRGLAVAPERAVFVGDGRRDEVTAERAGTAFSYVDEWV; from the coding sequence ATGACAGGCACCGACGACCACCCGTACGACGCGGTCGTCTACGACCTCGACGGGACCCTCGCAGAGCTGGCGGTCGACTGGGACCTCGTCCGCGAGGACGTGGGCCGGATGCTGGCCGACCACGGTGCCGACCCCGACGGGCTGGACCTCTGGTCGATGCTGGAGCGCGCCCGCGAGGAGTCCGACCTGGCGGCGGCCGTGGAGGCGACCATCTCGGAACACGAGCGCGAGGGCGCCCGCGCCTCCGAGCGGCTGGCATGTGCCGACCGCCTGCTCGCACACCCCGAGACGCTGCCGGTGGGCGTCTGCTCGCTCAACTGCGAGGACGCCTGTCACCTGGCGCTGGAGCGCCACGAACTCGACCACCGGGTCCGGGCCGTCGTCGGCCGGGACACCGTCGAGACGGAGAAGCCCGACCCGGAGCCGCTGCTGGCGACGCTGCGTGGCCTGGCGGTCGCCCCCGAGCGGGCGGTGTTCGTCGGCGATGGCCGGCGCGACGAGGTGACCGCCGAGCGCGCCGGGACCGCGTTCAGCTACGTCGACGAGTGGGTCTGA